From Camelus bactrianus isolate YW-2024 breed Bactrian camel chromosome 16, ASM4877302v1, whole genome shotgun sequence, the proteins below share one genomic window:
- the ASGR1 gene encoding asialoglycoprotein receptor 1 isoform X3 has translation MTKEYQDLQHLDNEENDHQHRKDSKLQEELRALRETFSNLTVSTDAQVKALSIQGGNVGKKMKSLESQLEKQQQDLSEDHSSLLLHVKQFVADLRSLSCQMAVLQGNGSEGTCCPVNWMDYEGSCYWFSRSGKPWPEAAKYCELESAHLVVVGSWEEQKFIQHHMGPVNTWMGLTDQNGPWKWVDGTDYETGFKNWRPEQPDDWYGHGLGGGEDCAHFTDDGRWNDDVCQRPYRWVCETKRGRDS, from the exons ATGACAAAGGAATATCAAGATCTTCAGCATCTGGACAACGAGGAGAATGACCATCAACACAGAAAAG ACTCCAAGCTGCAGGAGGAGCTGCGGGCCCTTAGAGAGACGTTCAGCAATCTCACAGTGAGCACAGATGCCCAGGTCAAGGCCTTGAGCATCCAGG GAGGAAATGTGGGGAAAAAGATGAAGTCCCTGGAGTCCCAGCTGGAGAAACAGCAGCAGGACCTGAGTGAAG ATCACTCCAGCTTGCTGCTCCACGTGAAACAGTTTGTGGCTGACCTGCGAAGCCTGAGCTGTCAGATGGCTGTCCTCCAGGGCAACG gctccGAAGGGACCTGCTGCCCAGTTAACTGGATGGATTATGAAGGCAGCTGCTACTGGTTCTCTCGCTCTGGGAAGCCCTGGCCTGAGGCTGCGAAGTACTGCGAGCTGGAGAGCGCTCACCTGGTGGTGGTCGGCTCCTGGGAGGAGCAG aaaTTTATCCAGCACCACATGGGCCCCGTGAACACCTGGATGGGCCTCACCGACCAAAACGGGCCCTGGAAATGGGTAGACGGGACGGACTACGAGACGGGCTTCAA GAACTGGAGACCAGAGCAGCCGGACGACTGGTACGGGCACGGGCTCGGGGGAGGCGAGGACTGTGCGCACTTCACCGACGACGGCCGCTGGAACGATGACGTCTGCCAGAGGCCCTACCGCTGGGTCTGCGAGACAAAGCGGGGCAGGGACAGCTAG
- the ASGR1 gene encoding asialoglycoprotein receptor 1 isoform X1 has product MTKEYQDLQHLDNEENDHQHRKGPPPPQSLFRRLCSGPRLLLLSMGLSLLLLVVVCVIGSQNSKLQEELRALRETFSNLTVSTDAQVKALSIQGGNVGKKMKSLESQLEKQQQDLSEDHSSLLLHVKQFVADLRSLSCQMAVLQGNGSEGTCCPVNWMDYEGSCYWFSRSGKPWPEAAKYCELESAHLVVVGSWEEQKFIQHHMGPVNTWMGLTDQNGPWKWVDGTDYETGFKNWRPEQPDDWYGHGLGGGEDCAHFTDDGRWNDDVCQRPYRWVCETKRGRDS; this is encoded by the exons ATGACAAAGGAATATCAAGATCTTCAGCATCTGGACAACGAGGAGAATGACCATCAACACAGAAAAG GGCCGCCTCCTCCCCAATCACTCTTTCGCCGTCTCTGCTCGGGACCCCGCCTGCTCCTGCTCTCCATGGGCCTTAGCCTCCTGCTGCTGGTGGTTGTCTGTGTGATCGGATCCCAAA ACTCCAAGCTGCAGGAGGAGCTGCGGGCCCTTAGAGAGACGTTCAGCAATCTCACAGTGAGCACAGATGCCCAGGTCAAGGCCTTGAGCATCCAGG GAGGAAATGTGGGGAAAAAGATGAAGTCCCTGGAGTCCCAGCTGGAGAAACAGCAGCAGGACCTGAGTGAAG ATCACTCCAGCTTGCTGCTCCACGTGAAACAGTTTGTGGCTGACCTGCGAAGCCTGAGCTGTCAGATGGCTGTCCTCCAGGGCAACG gctccGAAGGGACCTGCTGCCCAGTTAACTGGATGGATTATGAAGGCAGCTGCTACTGGTTCTCTCGCTCTGGGAAGCCCTGGCCTGAGGCTGCGAAGTACTGCGAGCTGGAGAGCGCTCACCTGGTGGTGGTCGGCTCCTGGGAGGAGCAG aaaTTTATCCAGCACCACATGGGCCCCGTGAACACCTGGATGGGCCTCACCGACCAAAACGGGCCCTGGAAATGGGTAGACGGGACGGACTACGAGACGGGCTTCAA GAACTGGAGACCAGAGCAGCCGGACGACTGGTACGGGCACGGGCTCGGGGGAGGCGAGGACTGTGCGCACTTCACCGACGACGGCCGCTGGAACGATGACGTCTGCCAGAGGCCCTACCGCTGGGTCTGCGAGACAAAGCGGGGCAGGGACAGCTAG
- the ASGR1 gene encoding asialoglycoprotein receptor 1 isoform X2 has product MTKEYQDLQHLDNEENDHQHRKGPPPPQSLFRRLCSGPRLLLLSMGLSLLLLVVVCVIGSQNSKLQEELRALRETFSNLTVSTDAQVKALSIQGGNVGKKMKSLESQLEKQQQDLSEDHSSLLLHVKQFVADLRSLSCQMAVLQGNGSEGTCCPVNWMDYEGSCYWFSRSGKPWPEAAKYCELESAHLVVVGSWEEQKFIQHHMGPVNTWMGLTDQNGPWKWVDGTDYETGFKSGPLGPGSVWSL; this is encoded by the exons ATGACAAAGGAATATCAAGATCTTCAGCATCTGGACAACGAGGAGAATGACCATCAACACAGAAAAG GGCCGCCTCCTCCCCAATCACTCTTTCGCCGTCTCTGCTCGGGACCCCGCCTGCTCCTGCTCTCCATGGGCCTTAGCCTCCTGCTGCTGGTGGTTGTCTGTGTGATCGGATCCCAAA ACTCCAAGCTGCAGGAGGAGCTGCGGGCCCTTAGAGAGACGTTCAGCAATCTCACAGTGAGCACAGATGCCCAGGTCAAGGCCTTGAGCATCCAGG GAGGAAATGTGGGGAAAAAGATGAAGTCCCTGGAGTCCCAGCTGGAGAAACAGCAGCAGGACCTGAGTGAAG ATCACTCCAGCTTGCTGCTCCACGTGAAACAGTTTGTGGCTGACCTGCGAAGCCTGAGCTGTCAGATGGCTGTCCTCCAGGGCAACG gctccGAAGGGACCTGCTGCCCAGTTAACTGGATGGATTATGAAGGCAGCTGCTACTGGTTCTCTCGCTCTGGGAAGCCCTGGCCTGAGGCTGCGAAGTACTGCGAGCTGGAGAGCGCTCACCTGGTGGTGGTCGGCTCCTGGGAGGAGCAG aaaTTTATCCAGCACCACATGGGCCCCGTGAACACCTGGATGGGCCTCACCGACCAAAACGGGCCCTGGAAATGGGTAGACGGGACGGACTACGAGACGGGCTTCAA GTCTGGCCCCCTGGGGCCCGGATCCGTCTGGTCTCTCTAG